The Kineothrix sp. MB12-C1 genome includes a window with the following:
- a CDS encoding carbohydrate ABC transporter permease: MKKDNYVIREKITSWVITAVLIGIGILCIYPFLFMLSSSFKISGEVLQYPIKLIPDKIVLSNYTDLFGDPYYNFGRWYINTIVMTVTTILLKIFVVTITAYAFAKIKFQGRNIVFLMLLSALMIPGDIMLIPRYIIFKQIDIIDKMWSLVLPATFDVYFVFMVRQAFVSIPDSLSEAAEIDGCNHFQIYSRIVLPLAKPSIVTMVLFTFVWSWNDYMGPYLFITSIEKQMLSVGIKLFTEGQVTDPALQMSAATIVLIPILVLFFFSQKYFVEGVSNTGVKG, from the coding sequence TTGAAAAAAGATAACTATGTGATACGGGAGAAAATTACTTCCTGGGTAATTACAGCAGTGTTAATTGGAATCGGTATTCTTTGTATCTATCCGTTTTTGTTTATGCTGTCTTCCTCCTTTAAGATATCTGGTGAAGTTTTGCAGTATCCGATCAAACTGATTCCGGATAAAATTGTACTGAGCAACTACACGGATTTATTCGGAGATCCTTACTATAATTTCGGTAGATGGTATATCAATACGATAGTAATGACAGTTACTACAATTTTATTGAAAATATTCGTTGTTACAATCACCGCTTATGCATTTGCTAAGATTAAATTTCAGGGAAGAAATATAGTATTCTTGATGCTGTTATCGGCGCTGATGATTCCGGGAGATATTATGCTCATACCGAGATATATTATCTTCAAACAGATTGATATTATTGATAAGATGTGGTCGCTTGTATTACCTGCTACTTTTGATGTTTATTTTGTATTTATGGTAAGGCAGGCATTTGTATCCATACCGGATTCTTTGAGTGAGGCAGCCGAGATCGACGGATGCAACCACTTCCAGATTTATTCAAGAATTGTTCTGCCTCTTGCCAAGCCTTCGATAGTTACTATGGTTCTTTTCACATTCGTATGGTCATGGAATGACTATATGGGACCATATTTATTTATTACATCTATTGAGAAGCAGATGTTGTCCGTAGGAATCAAACTCTTTACCGAAGGACAAGTGACGGATCCGGCATTGCAGATGTCGGCAGCCACTATCGTACTTATCCCTATTCTGGTGCTGTTCTTCTTTTCGCAGAAATATTTTGTGGAAGGCGTATCCAATACCGGAGTAAAGGGTTGA
- a CDS encoding carbohydrate ABC transporter permease, producing the protein METVKKRKYSRQKKENIYGYLFILPYLAGFFIFQGFPFLIAMVLGFTDVSYISKIQNATFVGFQNFVKFFRDEYALAALGRTGLYSLIYVPLIMVCGFVIAYLVNKGIHFKKLVRSMFFLPYVSNMVAVAVVFKLLLGPGGPVINLLMRLGMENPPYLLYGLHTALPTVVVIAVWKGLGLNFITYLAALQNVDNSLIEAAQIDGATKMQRIRHIVIPMVSPTTFFLMISSVITSLQNFTTIQALTAGGPGQSTTVMSINIIRTSFSNFQTGYASAQALVMFLIVLVFTVIQWRGQNKWVNY; encoded by the coding sequence ATGGAGACTGTAAAAAAAAGAAAATATAGCAGACAGAAAAAAGAAAATATCTATGGTTATCTGTTTATTCTCCCTTATCTCGCAGGTTTTTTCATCTTTCAGGGATTTCCCTTTTTGATAGCCATGGTACTTGGATTTACAGATGTAAGCTACATCAGTAAGATACAGAATGCTACATTCGTAGGGTTTCAGAACTTTGTAAAGTTCTTTCGGGATGAGTATGCGTTGGCAGCTCTTGGAAGAACAGGCCTGTATTCTTTGATCTATGTGCCTTTGATCATGGTCTGTGGATTTGTCATAGCATATCTTGTTAACAAAGGGATTCATTTTAAGAAGCTTGTCCGTTCCATGTTCTTTCTTCCATATGTATCTAATATGGTGGCGGTAGCAGTGGTATTCAAACTTCTGTTAGGTCCCGGAGGACCGGTAATAAATCTGCTTATGAGACTGGGAATGGAGAATCCTCCATATTTATTATATGGACTGCATACGGCGCTGCCAACAGTTGTAGTAATTGCCGTATGGAAAGGACTGGGACTTAATTTCATTACTTATCTTGCGGCGTTGCAAAATGTGGATAACAGTCTTATAGAGGCAGCTCAAATCGATGGTGCCACCAAGATGCAGAGAATTCGTCATATTGTGATTCCTATGGTGTCCCCCACAACTTTCTTTTTGATGATTAGTTCCGTTATTACATCGCTTCAGAACTTTACCACTATACAGGCATTGACTGCAGGCGGGCCGGGACAGTCAACTACCGTTATGTCTATTAATATCATACGTACGTCCTTTTCTAATTTCCAGACAGGGTATGCCAGTGCACAGGCACTCGTCATGTTCCTTATTGTATTGGTATTCACTGTAATACAGTGGAGAGGACAGAATAAATGGGTCAACTATTAG